One Vigna unguiculata cultivar IT97K-499-35 chromosome 7, ASM411807v1, whole genome shotgun sequence genomic region harbors:
- the LOC114190210 gene encoding APO protein 3, mitochondrial-like, which yields MLPRHAQTLGNLLERVKLVHFSTLRGIHGHFCLWYSTLSTCNEMPKKLNKFERKPLVTSFNELKREARLKKKERQKVHEIVLQPPENGLLVKNLIPVAHEVFAARRELLSCVSRLVNYTAIYVCSLCGEVHVGHPPHKIRTCDVRGSPSSKEHSWVKGGVEHVMPLVESFHLYDRMGRAVSHNEMLEVDRIPAIVELCVQAGFDIPEYPTRRRTFPVYSVAGRIIDFEKRFPKEISLGEDIEAHGFWCKKKKFNKDTNSMVMHSDDIQAIAVLGMKAWEKMCTGASKLMEKYGVQTCGYCPEVQVGPKGHRVRNCQAFKHQMRDGQHAWQKATINDLAPPVCVYHIRDQQAKKPLVNELKRYYGMLPAVVELFAQAGAPVGKNYAGMMREDVVIPEMDEEKLVV from the exons ATGCTTCCAAGACATGCTCAAACTCTTGGTAATCTCCTAGAGAGAGTTAAACTAGTTCATTTTTCAACACTCAGAGGTATACATGGACATTTTTGTCTTTGGTACTCGACTTTGTCGACGTGCAATGAGATGCCGAAAAAGCTCAACAAGTTTGAGCGGAAACCGCTAGTGACAAGTTTTAACGAGCTTAAGCGAGAAGCTAGACTGAAGAAAAAGGAGAGACAAAAGGTGCATGAGATTGTATTACAACCTCCTGAAAATGGCTTGCTGGTTAAGAATCTGATTCCTGTTGCTCATGAAGTTTTTGCTGCCAGACGTGAACTATTATCCTGTGTTTCAAGACTTGTCAACTATACTGCTATTTATGTGTGCAG CTTATGTGGAGAAGTTCATGTTGGTCACCCGCCACATAAAATTAGAACATGTGATGTCAGAGGAAGCCCATCAAGCAAAGAACATAGTTGGGTCAAAGGTGGTGTTGAACATGTTATGCCTCTTGTAGAATCATTTCATCTGTATGATAGAATGGGGAGGGCTGTTTCACATAATGAAATGCTTGAAGTTGACCGAATTCCAGCTATTGTGGAATTGTGTGTCCAGGCAGGTTTTGACATACCAGAGTACCCTACCAGGAGAAGGACCTTCCCTGTTTACTCTGTTGCTGGTAGGATTATAGATTTTGAGAAAAGATTTCCGAAAGAAATTTCTCTTGGGGAAGATATAGAAGCACATGGATTTTggtgtaagaaaaaaaagttcaatAAAGACACAAATTCCATGGTGATGCATTCTGATGATATCCAAG CTATTGCTGTTTTAGGCATGAAAGCCTGGGAAAAAATGTGCACAGGAGCTTCAAAACTTATGGAGAAGTATGGTGTCCAAACTTGTGGATATTGTCCAGAGGTACAAGTGGGGCCCAAAGGCCATAGAGTTCGAAATTGTCAAGCTTTCAAACACCAGATGAGGGATGGACAACATGCATGGCAGAAGGCAACAATTAATGATCTGGCACCTCCAGTGTGTGTCTATCACATTCGAGATCAGCAAGCAAAGAAACCTTTGGTAAATGAGTTGAAAAGGTACTACGGTATGCTGCCTGCAGTGGTTGAGCTATTTGCTCAGGCTGGTGCACCAGTTGGAAAGAATTATGCAGGTATGATGAGGGAAGATGTTGTAATCCCTGAAATGGATGAGGAAAAGTTGGTTGTTTAA
- the LOC114191812 gene encoding calcium-dependent protein kinase 20-like encodes MGNNCVGPNVGNGFLQSVTAAVWKTRPPESRLPPPSADSKTSTPVANAQKASEPAPSKPSDPPNRVQNTPPEPVKMPEPLDHEKPASSHPESTPDKAKKPTHVKRNSSMGLQVDSVLGRKTENMKEFFSLGRKLGQGQFGTTFMCVQKGTNKEFACKSIAKRKLTTQEDVEDVRREIQIMHHLAGHPNVVQIVGAYEDAVAVHLVMELCAGGELFDRIIQRGHYTERKAADLSRLIVSVVEACHSLGVMHRDLKPENFLFMNQQEESPLKTIDFGLSVFFRPGETFTDVVGSPYYVAPEVLRKHYGPECDVWSAGVIIYILLSGVPPFWDETEQGIFEQVLKGELDFVSEPWPSISESAKDLVRRMLIRDPKKRLTAHEVLCHPWVQVGGVAPDKPLDSAVLSRLKQFSAMNKLKKIAIRVIAESLSEEEIAGLREMFKMIDTDNSGQITLEELKNGLERVGSVLKDSEIAWLMQAADVDNSGTIDYGEFIAAMVHLNKIQKEDHLYAAFTYFDKDGSGYITPDELQLACEQFGLQDFHLDEIIREIDQDNDGRIDYNEFVAMMQDTGFGKK; translated from the exons ATGGGCAACAACTGCGTGGGACCGAACGTCGGTAACGGCTTCCTCCAGTCCGTTACGGCGGCGGTGTGGAAAACGCGCCCGCCGGAGTCCCGCCTTCCACCGCCTTCCGCCGATTCCAAAACCTCGACTCCGGTAGCAAACGCCCAGAAAGCCTCGGAACCCGCGCCTTCAAAACCGTCGGATCCCCCGAACCGGGTGCAGAACACGCCGCCCGAGCCGGTCAAAATGCCCGAGCCCCTGGACCACGAGAAGCCGGCGTCAAGCCACCCGGAGTCGACCCCTGACAAGGCTAAGAAACCCACGCACGTGAAACGGAATTCCAGTATGGGACTACAAGTGGATTCGGTGCTGGGTCGAAAAACAGAGAATATGAAAGAGTTCTTCAGCTTGGGGAGGAAGCTAGGGCAGGGGCAATTCGGGACGACGTTTATGTGCGTGCAAAAGGGGACGAACAAGGAGTTCGCCTGCAAGTCCATCGCGAAGCGGAAGTTGACGACGCAAGAGGATGTGGAGGATGTGAGGAGGGAGATTCAGATCATGCACCACTTGGCGGGGCACCCCAACGTGGTTCAGATCGTTGGGGCATACGAGGACGCCGTTGCGGTTCACCTCGTGATGGAGCTCTGCGCAGGAGGGGAGCTCTTTGACAGGATCATACAGAGGGGGCATTACACCGAGAGGAAGGCCGCGGATCTTTCTAGGTTGATTGTTAGTGTGGTGGAGGCTTGTCACTCTCTTGGGGTCATGCACAGGGACTTGAAGCCCGAGAATTTTTTGTTCATGAATCAGCAGGAAGAATCTCCCCTTAAGACCATTGATTTTGGACTCTCCGTGTTCTTTAGACCAG GTGAAACATTCACTGATGTGGTTGGGAGCCCATACTATGTGGCCCCTGAAGTTTTGCGGAAGCACTATGGTCCAGAATGTGATGTTTGGAGTGCTGGGGTGATCATCTATATTTTACTCAGTGGAGTTCCCCCATTTTGGGATG AAACGGAACAGGGAATATTTGAGCAAGTTTTGAAAGGAGAGCTTGACTTTGTTTCTGAACCCTGGCCAAGCATATCTGAAAGCGCAAAGGATCTTGTTCGAAGGATGCTTATAAGGGACCCTAAAAAGCGGCTGACAGCACATGAAGTTCTTT GCCATCCATGGGTGCAAGTCGGAGGCGTTGCTCCTGATAAGCCACTTGATTCTGCTGTCTTGAGTCGTTTGAAGCAGTTCTCTGCAATGAATAAGCTAAAAAAAATAGCCATTCGA GTAATTGCTGAAAGTTTGTCTGAGGAAGAAATTGCAGGACTGAGAGAAATGTTCAAGATGATAGACACAGATAATAGCGGACAGATCACTCTTGAGGAACTGAAAAATGGTTTGGAGAGAGTGGGTTCTGTTCTTAAGGATTCTGAAATTGCTTGGTTAATGCAAGCG GCAGACGTTGATAACAGTGGTACCATAGACTACGGTGAATTCATAGCAGCTATGGTACACCTAAACAAGATCCAGAAGGAAGATCATCTATATGCAGCATTCACATACTTTGACAAAGATGGGAGTGGATACATTACACCCGATGAGCTCCAACTAGCCTGCGAACAGTTTGGCTTGCAGGATTTTCACCTGGATGAGATAATACGTGAAATTGACCAGGATAAT GATGGACGCATTGATTACAATGAGTTTGTTGCCATGATGCAAGATACTGGATTTGGCAAAAAGTGA
- the LOC114191813 gene encoding pentatricopeptide repeat-containing protein At1g80550, mitochondrial-like: protein MRRLILISSRSNLLPPFQFQTLSTTTVTERPFPPPPPPDEATVRQTLLSFNNDWKRALEFFDWVEEAHSHCNFRHSTDTFNLVLDILAKFFEFDLCWHLIRRMHSRPSSPPNHTTFRVIFKRYVSAHLVQDAIDTFHRLEEFNLKDHTSFSHLIDALCEYKHAVEAQDLVFSKDMPVDVIGNTKIHNMVLRGWFKLGWWSKCNEFWEEMDRKGVQKDLHSYSIYMDILCKAGKPWKAVKLFKEVKRKGFQLDVVVYNILIRAIGLSQGVDFSIRVFREMKELGINPTVVTYNTLIRLLCDCYRHKEALALLRTMARDACHPTAISYHCFFASMEKPKQILAMFDDMIESGVRPSMDTYVMLLNKFGRWGFLRPVFMIWNRMEQLGCSPDAAAYNALIDALVDKGLIDMARKYDEEMLTKGLSPKPRKELGTKLLGGESADLLDGYSQSTIQTQNVPLV, encoded by the coding sequence ATGCGTCGTTTGATTTTGATTTCATCACGTTCAAATCTGCTTCCaccttttcaatttcaaacCCTATCCACAACCACCGTCACAGAGAGGCCATTTCCTCCTCCTCCGCCTCCCGATGAGGCCACCGTCCGCCAAACGCTGCTCTCCTTCAACAATGATTGGAAGCGAGCCCTGGAGTTCTTCGACTGGGTGGAGGAAGCTCACTCCCACTGCAACTTTCGCCACTCCACCGACACCTTCAACCTCGTACTCGACATCCTGGCCAAGTTCTTCGAGTTCGATCTCTGTTGGCACCTCATTCGCCGCATGCACTCCCGCCCCTCCTCTCCCCCCAACCACACCACATTCCGTGTCATCTTTAAGCGCTATGTTTCCGCGCATCTTGTCCAAGACGCCATCGACACCTTCCACCGCCTCGAAGAGTTCAACCTCAAGGATCACACCTCCTTCTCCCACCTCATAGACGCCCTCTGCGAGTACAAGCACGCCGTCGAGGCACAAGACCTTGTCTTCTCTAAAGACATGCCCGTCGACGTAATTGGAAACACCAAGATCCACAACATGGTTCTCCGTGGGTGGTTCAAATTGGGGTGGTGGAGCAAATGCAACGAGTTCTGGGAGGAGATGGATAGAAAAGGGGTTCAAAAGGATTTGCACTCGTACTCAATTTACATGGATATCCTGTGCAAAGCGGGAAAACCTTGGAAAGCTGTCAAATTGTTCAAAGAGGTTAAGAGGAAGGGTTTCCAATTAGATGTTGTGGTTTATAACATTCTCATTCGAGCCATTGGTCTTTCCCAAGGGGTTGATTTCTCGATCAGGGTTTTCCGTGAAATGAAGGAGTTGGGTATTAACCCCACTGTTGTCACTTACAACACTTTGATTAGGCTTTTGTGTGACTGCTACAGACACAAGGAGGCACTTGCCTTGCTTCGAACCATGGCTCGGGATGCTTGCCACCCCACTGCCATTTCTTACCATTGTTTCTTTGCCTCTATGGAGAAGCCTAAACAGATACTTGCCATGTTTGATGACATGATAGAGAGTGGGGTTAGGCCTAGCATGGACACCTATGTCATGCTCCTCAACAAGTTTGGTAGGTGGGGGTTTCTTCGCCCGGTTTTTATGATATGGAATAGAATGGAACAACTTGGGTGTAGTCCTGATGCAGCAGCTTACAATGCCTTGATAGATGCCCTTGTAGACAAGGGGTTGATAGATATGGCTAGGAAGTACGATGAGGAGATGTTAACGAAAGGACTTTCTCCTAAGCCAAGAAAAGAGTTGGGGACAAAGCTGTTAGGAGGAGAATCTGCTGATTTATTGGACGGGTATTCTCAAAGTACCATACAGACACAAAACGTTCCACTAGTCTAG
- the LOC114191045 gene encoding myosin-binding protein 7-like — protein sequence MASEVVPSSRDLLKCCNCGCGCSMISQSSGVWIRSVKRKHDEFKMDGQLAMPAFAKVEIENECVALREMVSMQQKTIQDLNAELEEERNSSSTAANEAMSMILRLQREKAEVQMEARQFKRFSEEKMQHDQEELLSLEDLLYKREQIIQSLTCEVQAYKHRLMSFGLSEEEAEGDQYELPPYEYPPLKCNVMHGATDADNDDTDIEKYAFGETPTDQLRNLENRISQMEKTPTYAQMDGDFTGKNSLEKVIVGHSPRRNKHSRRLSCDSTSIGGMVKEAGPEYMMDSPNRNSNNKRDYFSKSEEASKVDNASEGDDTSDRIYTIDSVHCGAPYNGFTDSKAGTIDFEDYATTPMESGNHGTEFEDPYVKKLYMRLQALEADRESMRQAIISMRTDKAQLVLLKEIAQHLCKEMSPRRKMAKKPSFGGNSALFSIVKWVSSIVFWRKRAHQSKFMFGLPPESVGLLMLLDKGTRARPWRCVSSTQVGD from the exons ATGGCTTCGGAAGTAGTCCCATCTTCCAGGGATTTGTTGAAATGTTGCAATTGTGGATGTGGTTGCTCCATGATATCTCAATCTTCGGGGGTTTGGATTCGATCTGTTAAACGAAAACATGACGAGTTCAAAATGGATGGTCAATTGGCCATGCCTGCGTTTGCAAAGGTCGAAATTGAGAATGAATGTGTGGCCTTGCGTGAGATGGTGAGTATGCAGCAGAAAACCATTCAAGATTTGAATGCTGAGTTGGAGGAGGAGAGAAATTCTTCATCAACTGCGGCAAATGAGGCCATGTCAATGATATTGAGGCTGCAGAGGGAAAAGGCAGAGGTTCAAATGGAGGCGCGCCAATTCAAGCGTTTTTCGGAGGAGAAGATGCAACACGATCAGGAGGAACTTCTATCTTTGGAAGATTTGTTGTATAAGAGGGAACAGATCATTCAGTCACTTACTTGTGAAGTTCAGGCTTACAAACACAGGTTGATGAGTTTTGGTCTTAGTGAGGAAGAGGCTGAGGGTGATCAATATGAACTTCCACCCTATGAATATCCTCCTTTGAAATGTAATGTGATGCATGGTGCTACTGATGCTGATAATGATGACACGGATATAGAGAAATATGCTTTTGGTGAAACTCCTACTGACCAATTGAGGAACTTGGAAAATAGGATTTCTCAAATGGAGAAAACTCCCACTTATGCTCAGATGGATGGGGATTTTACAGGGAAAAATAGTCTAGAGAAAGTAATTGTTGGACATTCTCCAAGAAGGAATAAACATTCTAGGAGACTTTCCTGTGACTCAACATCAATTGGTGGGATGGTTAAAGAAGCAGGACCCGAGTATATGATGGATTCTCCCAACCGCAATAGTAACAATAAGAGAGATTATTTCTCGAAGTCAGAGGAAGCTTCCAAGGTAGATAATGCATCAGAAGGTGATGATACCAGTGACAGAATTTATACAATCGACTCTGTTCATTGTGGCGCACCATATAACGGTTTCACAGATTCTAAAGCTGGAACTATTGATTTCGAAGATTATGCAACCACTCCAATGGAGTCAGGGAATCATGGTACTGAATTTGAGGATCCCTATGTAAAGAAGCTTTACATGAGGCTTCAGGCACTTGAGGCTGATAGGGAATCAATGAGGCAGGCAATCATTTCAATGCGCACGGATAAAGCACAACTGGTGTTGCTGAAGGAAATAGCTCAACATCTGTGCAAGGAGATGTCACCACGAAGAAAAATGGCAAAGAAACCTAGTTTTGGAGGCAACTCTGCattattttcaattgttaag TGGGTTTCTTCAATTGTTTTCTGGAGAAAGAGAGCTCATCAAAGCAA GTTTATGTTTGGTCTACCACCTGAAAGTGTTGGCTTGTTGATGCTCCTGGACAAAGGAACACGGGCAAGACCATGGAGATGCGTTTCAAGTACACAAGTGGGGGATTAA